One Clostridia bacterium DNA window includes the following coding sequences:
- the atpF gene encoding F0F1 ATP synthase subunit B, whose protein sequence is MFESLDKIKFLIVALNLLILYFLLKRTLFKPVTQHMENRTKMIRDSIDNAEKAKADAAELKKKYEDQLRTAKDEADKILNEARSRANKEYEEILQAAKKDAEGTMLKAREEIERERIQMLKDVRSEVASLALAAASKVIEANMDTESNKVLVNKFIDEAGVA, encoded by the coding sequence ATGTTTGAAAGCTTGGATAAAATAAAATTTTTGATAGTTGCCTTAAATTTGCTGATTCTTTACTTTCTTCTAAAACGAACACTGTTCAAGCCTGTAACTCAGCATATGGAAAACAGGACAAAAATGATCAGGGATTCCATTGATAATGCTGAAAAGGCCAAGGCAGATGCAGCAGAATTGAAGAAGAAGTATGAAGATCAGTTGAGGACAGCTAAAGACGAGGCGGATAAGATATTAAACGAAGCCCGTTCCAGAGCCAATAAGGAATATGAAGAAATTCTTCAGGCAGCAAAAAAAGATGCTGAGGGCACTATGCTGAAAGCTAGAGAAGAGATAGAACGTGAAAGAATCCAGATGCTGAAGGATGTAAGAAGTGAAGTGGCTTCCCTTGCGCTTGCAGCAGCCTCAAAGGTTATAGAAGCCAATATGGATACTGAAAGCAACAAGGTTCTCGTCAACAAGTTTATTGATGAGGCAGGTGTTGCATAA
- the atpE gene encoding ATP synthase F0 subunit C, with translation MGGLVAIGAGLAVFTGLGAGIGIGIAASKAAEGVSRNPEASGKIMTVTLVASALAEATAIYGFVISLILIGKIG, from the coding sequence ATAGGTGGATTAGTAGCAATTGGTGCCGGTCTAGCGGTTTTTACGGGTTTAGGAGCAGGTATAGGAATAGGTATTGCAGCTTCCAAGGCCGCTGAGGGAGTTTCAAGAAACCCCGAAGCTTCAGGAAAAATTATGACAGTTACTCTTGTAGCATCAGCACTTGCAGAAGCAACCGCAATATATGGTTTTGTTATCTCTTTGATCTTAATCGGAAAAATAGGTTAA
- a CDS encoding F0F1 ATP synthase subunit delta: MPIVEKRYAKALIDVALTGGNSDVFQKELQYVVDIFNNQSDFKCFFLNPEVKNEIKKDTVKKLFDGKLKPEMVNFLLLLLDKGRINLLNGINKEYSELADKMKNILYMTIVSAVPLEEVQIGSIKEKYRRLHNSTAVKAELVVDKSLIGGIKVKIGDKLIDGSVKGRLEGLKQLIVEG; this comes from the coding sequence ATGCCAATTGTAGAAAAAAGGTATGCAAAAGCTCTGATAGATGTAGCTTTGACAGGCGGAAACTCAGATGTGTTTCAGAAAGAGCTTCAATATGTTGTAGATATTTTCAATAACCAATCAGATTTTAAGTGCTTTTTCCTGAATCCCGAAGTAAAGAACGAAATAAAAAAGGACACGGTCAAGAAGCTTTTCGATGGCAAATTAAAACCGGAAATGGTGAATTTCCTTCTGCTGCTTCTGGACAAAGGCCGTATAAACTTACTAAATGGGATTAATAAAGAATACTCAGAGCTTGCCGACAAAATGAAGAATATTCTGTATATGACCATTGTCTCAGCTGTTCCGCTAGAAGAAGTGCAAATCGGTTCCATAAAGGAAAAATACCGCAGGCTTCATAATTCTACAGCCGTAAAAGCAGAACTGGTCGTTGACAAATCGTTAATAGGCGGTATAAAGGTCAAGATCGGAGATAAGCTAATAGACGGTTCTGTTAAAGGAAGGCTTGAAGGTCTGAAGCAACTGATAGTGGAAGGCTGA
- a CDS encoding F0F1 ATP synthase subunit A, which produces MEDLNHVMESNDIFSFNVFGIKIPISDSIITMWIIMAVLVILAYVFTRKLKTIPEGKQNAIESLVEFVNNFLKDNMGHFWRPFAPYLGTILLFLVVSNIVSIFSVLPTGEELYHLTGIKFFEHLPHYVIAPPTKDLNVTAAMGMMSILLVFFSAIRYKGFLGWIKSLAKPSPIMIPFNVLDYGTRTLSLSLRLFGNILAAYIVMELLYGFVSPVVPALFSLYFDLFDGALQAYIFVFLTSIYITEAVE; this is translated from the coding sequence ATGGAAGATTTAAATCATGTGATGGAGTCAAACGATATCTTTTCTTTCAATGTTTTTGGAATAAAAATACCGATTTCAGATAGTATTATTACAATGTGGATAATAATGGCTGTTCTTGTCATTTTAGCTTATGTTTTTACTAGAAAGCTGAAAACTATTCCTGAAGGAAAGCAGAATGCAATAGAATCACTGGTGGAATTTGTTAACAATTTCCTTAAAGATAACATGGGTCACTTCTGGAGACCCTTTGCCCCCTATCTGGGAACCATCCTGCTTTTCCTTGTAGTATCAAATATTGTATCGATATTCAGCGTTCTTCCTACCGGCGAAGAGCTTTACCATCTCACCGGAATAAAGTTCTTTGAACATCTTCCGCATTATGTAATTGCCCCTCCAACAAAAGACCTGAACGTAACTGCTGCCATGGGAATGATGTCCATATTGCTGGTATTTTTCTCAGCAATTAGGTATAAGGGTTTTTTGGGTTGGATAAAGTCACTTGCAAAGCCTTCCCCTATAATGATACCATTTAATGTCCTGGACTATGGTACAAGGACACTGTCCTTGTCTTTAAGGCTTTTTGGAAACATTCTGGCAGCATATATCGTCATGGAGCTTCTTTATGGGTTTGTATCCCCTGTAGTGCCAGCACTTTTCAGTCTGTATTTTGATTTGTTTGATGGTGCTTTACAAGCTTATATATTTGTTTTCTTAACTTCAATTTATATTACTGAGGCAGTCGAATAA
- a CDS encoding MotA/TolQ/ExbB proton channel family protein, whose amino-acid sequence MDLGAIIGLVMAFMGLILGFLIEAKFQFGNLAGLISTPAAAIVFLGTIGAVMLSFPMSELKKIPGAMKTIFTIKNYNEIDIINQLAELSEKARKDGLLSLEQDAQNNENELIKKGLALVVDGIETEVIKDILERETELRGHIHESAAKIFEAAGGFSPTMGVLGTVAGMVNILGHMGGDTTELGHMIATAFVATLYGVLFANAVYLPFASRIKSKAEREAMINDLIIEGLLSIQAGENPRIIKEKLNLSLLEKLHGHGGTKQEAQAEAEG is encoded by the coding sequence ATGGATTTAGGTGCAATAATTGGGTTGGTAATGGCGTTTATGGGTCTAATACTTGGATTCTTGATTGAAGCCAAATTTCAGTTTGGAAACCTTGCAGGGCTTATTTCTACACCAGCAGCCGCAATAGTTTTTCTAGGTACTATAGGAGCTGTAATGCTGAGTTTTCCGATGTCGGAGTTAAAAAAAATACCCGGGGCAATGAAAACCATATTTACTATAAAAAATTATAACGAGATTGACATAATAAATCAGCTTGCAGAACTGTCAGAGAAAGCGAGAAAGGATGGACTCCTCAGTCTTGAGCAGGATGCCCAAAACAATGAAAATGAGCTCATAAAAAAAGGTTTGGCGCTGGTTGTTGACGGTATAGAAACTGAGGTAATCAAGGACATACTTGAGCGAGAAACCGAGCTCAGAGGGCACATACATGAATCTGCTGCAAAGATATTTGAAGCTGCGGGAGGCTTCTCACCTACCATGGGAGTTTTAGGGACAGTTGCAGGTATGGTTAATATACTTGGACACATGGGCGGGGACACTACAGAGCTTGGACACATGATAGCAACAGCATTCGTTGCAACTTTATACGGGGTTTTATTTGCCAACGCGGTATATTTGCCTTTTGCGTCAAGGATAAAATCAAAAGCTGAACGTGAAGCTATGATAAATGATCTGATCATAGAGGGGCTTTTATCCATACAGGCCGGAGAAAATCCAAGAATTATCAAAGAGAAGCTTAATCTTTCCCTTCTTGAAAAACTGCATGGACACGGGGGAACAAAGCAGGAAGCTCAAGCTGAAGCGGAGGGATAA
- the atpA gene encoding F0F1 ATP synthase subunit alpha translates to MNLKPEEISSIIKQQIENYGVKTKTEDVGYVLMSGDGIARIYGLEGCMYGELLEFEGGVKGMALNLEEDNVGCVILGDAEEIREGTSVKRTGKTVEVPVGKALIGRVVNPLGLPLDGKGEIQTDRYRPIDYTAPGVIDRKSVNKPLQTGIMAIDAMTPIGRGQRELIIGDRQTGKTAIAIDTIINQKGKDVICIYVAIGQKASTVAGIVNTLEQFGAMEYTIVVSSTASEMAPVQYIAPYAGVAMAEEFMYTDHKDVLIIYDDLSKHAVAYRAMSLLLRRPPGREAYPGDVFYLHSRLLERAAKLSDELGGGSITALPIIETLAGDVSAYIPTNVISITDGQIYLESELFFAGQRPAVNVGLSVSRVGGAAQIKAMKKVAGPLRMNLAQYRELAVFAQFGSDLDKATRDKLAQGERVVETLKQPQYRSMPVEDQVIVLYTATSKYLMEIPIKEVRKFNTDLVRFIRDRYPEIPKAIVETGELKSETEEALKKAVEEFIKDFLR, encoded by the coding sequence ATGAATTTGAAGCCTGAAGAAATAAGCTCAATAATAAAACAGCAAATTGAAAATTATGGAGTAAAGACAAAAACCGAAGATGTAGGATATGTTCTCATGTCAGGTGATGGTATCGCCAGAATTTATGGCCTTGAAGGCTGTATGTACGGTGAGTTGCTCGAATTTGAAGGTGGCGTAAAAGGTATGGCGCTTAACCTTGAGGAAGACAATGTCGGTTGCGTTATACTGGGTGATGCAGAGGAAATAAGAGAAGGCACTTCTGTAAAACGTACAGGTAAGACTGTCGAAGTACCTGTTGGGAAAGCTCTTATAGGCAGGGTTGTAAACCCGCTGGGACTGCCCCTTGACGGTAAAGGTGAAATACAGACAGACAGATATAGACCTATAGATTATACAGCTCCCGGTGTTATTGACAGAAAATCCGTTAATAAACCACTTCAAACAGGAATTATGGCTATAGATGCCATGACCCCTATCGGTAGAGGTCAAAGGGAATTGATAATAGGTGACAGGCAGACGGGTAAAACTGCCATAGCTATTGATACAATCATCAACCAAAAGGGTAAGGATGTAATATGTATATATGTTGCCATAGGTCAAAAAGCTTCAACTGTTGCAGGTATAGTTAATACTCTTGAACAGTTTGGCGCAATGGAATATACAATAGTAGTATCATCAACAGCCAGTGAAATGGCTCCGGTACAGTATATCGCTCCTTACGCCGGTGTGGCAATGGCTGAAGAATTCATGTACACAGACCACAAGGACGTTCTTATAATATACGATGATCTTTCAAAACACGCTGTTGCTTACAGGGCAATGTCCTTGCTCTTGAGGCGCCCACCGGGAAGAGAAGCTTATCCGGGTGACGTATTCTACCTCCATTCAAGGCTCCTTGAAAGAGCTGCTAAATTAAGCGACGAACTGGGCGGCGGCTCAATCACTGCTTTACCGATAATCGAAACACTTGCCGGTGATGTTTCTGCATATATCCCGACAAATGTTATATCGATTACTGATGGACAGATTTACCTTGAGTCCGAATTATTCTTTGCAGGCCAGAGGCCAGCTGTAAACGTTGGTTTATCCGTTTCCAGGGTTGGTGGAGCTGCACAGATAAAGGCCATGAAAAAAGTTGCAGGCCCACTCAGAATGAACCTTGCTCAATACAGAGAGCTTGCTGTTTTTGCACAGTTCGGTTCCGATCTGGACAAAGCTACCCGTGACAAACTTGCACAGGGTGAAAGGGTTGTAGAAACATTAAAGCAGCCCCAATACCGTTCAATGCCGGTAGAAGACCAGGTAATAGTACTTTATACTGCAACAAGCAAATACCTTATGGAAATACCCATAAAAGAAGTAAGAAAGTTTAATACAGACCTTGTAAGATTTATCCGGGACAGATATCCGGAGATACCAAAAGCTATTGTTGAAACCGGAGAGCTGAAATCTGAAACTGAAGAGGCTCTAAAGAAGGCTGTAGAAGAGTTCATAAAAGACTTTTTAAGATAG
- the atpD gene encoding F0F1 ATP synthase subunit beta has translation MSGKAGSIVSIIGPVIDVKFESGSLPKIYNAIRINNNGANITAEVMQHLGNDTVRCVAMSSTDGLVRGMEAIDTGDAIKVPVGKEVLGRVFNVLGEPVDKKGDVPATEFLPIHRPAPGFEDQKPATEIFETGIKVIDLLAPYAKGGKIGLFGGAGVGKTVLIQELIRNIATEHGGYSVFTGVGERTREGNDLLHEMTESGVIEKTAMVFGQMNEPPGSRMRVGLTGLTMAEYFRDTLGQDVLLFIDNIFRFVQAGSEVSALLGRVPSAVGYQPTLATDVGELQERITSTRKGSITSVQAVYVPADDLTDPAPATTFAHLDATTVLSRQIVEKGIYPAVDPLDSTSRILDPRIVGEDHYNVARRVQEVLQRYKELQDIIAILGMDELSEDDKLTVFRARKIERYLSQPFFVAEQFTGYSGKYVPIKETIRGFKEIIDGKMDDIPEVAFYMKGTIDEVYEAAKDM, from the coding sequence ATGTCCGGTAAAGCTGGAAGCATAGTATCAATAATTGGACCTGTTATCGACGTTAAATTCGAAAGCGGTTCACTTCCAAAAATTTATAATGCTATAAGGATTAATAATAACGGTGCCAATATCACTGCCGAAGTCATGCAGCACCTTGGCAATGATACAGTCAGATGTGTTGCCATGTCATCAACAGACGGCCTGGTAAGAGGTATGGAAGCAATAGACACCGGAGACGCTATCAAGGTACCTGTTGGTAAGGAAGTTCTTGGTAGAGTTTTTAATGTACTGGGTGAACCAGTCGATAAAAAGGGTGATGTACCTGCAACTGAATTTCTCCCGATACACAGACCTGCACCCGGCTTTGAGGATCAAAAGCCTGCAACGGAAATCTTTGAAACCGGTATAAAGGTAATAGACCTCCTTGCCCCATATGCAAAAGGCGGTAAAATCGGTTTATTTGGTGGAGCCGGTGTTGGAAAAACTGTTCTTATACAGGAGCTTATAAGAAATATAGCAACCGAGCACGGCGGTTATTCAGTCTTCACCGGTGTGGGTGAAAGAACTAGGGAAGGTAATGACCTGCTCCATGAAATGACTGAATCAGGAGTTATCGAGAAGACTGCAATGGTATTCGGCCAAATGAACGAACCACCAGGATCAAGAATGAGAGTCGGCCTTACGGGGTTGACTATGGCGGAGTACTTCAGGGATACACTGGGACAGGATGTTCTTTTGTTTATAGATAATATATTCAGATTTGTACAAGCAGGCTCCGAAGTTTCAGCCTTGCTTGGCAGGGTTCCGTCAGCCGTTGGTTACCAGCCTACACTCGCAACAGATGTTGGCGAATTGCAGGAAAGAATTACATCTACGAGAAAAGGTTCAATTACATCCGTTCAAGCTGTATATGTTCCTGCCGATGACCTTACAGATCCAGCGCCGGCTACGACTTTTGCCCATCTTGATGCTACTACGGTTCTTTCAAGGCAGATAGTTGAAAAGGGTATCTACCCTGCTGTTGACCCTCTTGATTCTACATCAAGAATTCTTGACCCGCGTATCGTAGGTGAAGATCATTATAATGTAGCAAGACGCGTACAGGAAGTATTACAGAGATATAAAGAACTCCAGGATATCATCGCAATCCTTGGTATGGATGAACTGTCGGAAGATGACAAGCTTACCGTATTCAGAGCAAGGAAGATCGAAAGATACCTGTCGCAGCCTTTCTTCGTAGCCGAGCAATTCACTGGCTACTCAGGAAAGTATGTTCCTATTAAAGAAACTATCCGCGGATTCAAGGAAATTATTGATGGTAAGATGGATGATATCCCTGAAGTTGCTTTCTATATGAAAGGTACCATCGATGA
- the atpG gene encoding ATP synthase F1 subunit gamma, with the protein MANMREIKLRIKSIKETRQITKAMKLISAAKLKKARQQLEQTLPFFDKVKATMADILQHSGNINNIFFDVRNEKEGKKKGYLVITGDKGLAGGYNHNIIKLTVEQVKENAGSLLLVAGHMGRGYFTRNNYNVDPDFDYSVQDPTVYRSREISENLLQMFSKGEVDEVYLVYTKMVSSIKLEPTIMKLLPLELESLRKDIGIEESEADVKIDEILSYEPSPKAVFDVLVPKYVKGIVYGALVEAFTSEQSARMSAMDNATSNADEMLQRLNLYYNRARQAAITQEISEIVGGAAALE; encoded by the coding sequence ATGGCAAACATGCGTGAGATTAAGCTTAGGATAAAGAGTATAAAAGAAACAAGGCAAATTACAAAGGCCATGAAGCTAATATCCGCTGCCAAGCTTAAGAAAGCGAGACAACAGCTTGAACAAACCCTGCCTTTCTTTGACAAGGTCAAAGCAACCATGGCAGATATACTTCAGCACAGCGGAAACATAAACAACATATTCTTTGATGTGAGAAATGAGAAGGAAGGTAAAAAGAAGGGCTATCTGGTCATTACAGGAGATAAAGGTCTTGCCGGAGGCTATAATCATAACATTATCAAGCTGACTGTAGAACAAGTCAAAGAAAATGCCGGATCATTGCTATTGGTAGCAGGCCATATGGGCAGGGGCTACTTCACCAGGAATAACTATAATGTAGACCCGGATTTCGACTATTCAGTTCAAGATCCTACAGTATACAGATCGAGGGAAATATCCGAAAACCTTCTCCAGATGTTCAGCAAGGGAGAAGTGGATGAAGTATATCTGGTATATACTAAAATGGTTTCCTCTATAAAGCTTGAGCCTACTATTATGAAATTGCTTCCTCTGGAACTGGAGTCTTTAAGGAAGGATATTGGGATAGAAGAATCAGAAGCTGATGTGAAAATTGATGAAATTTTAAGTTATGAGCCTTCCCCGAAAGCAGTTTTTGATGTACTCGTACCAAAGTATGTAAAAGGCATAGTGTATGGTGCACTTGTTGAGGCTTTCACCAGTGAACAGAGTGCCAGAATGTCTGCCATGGACAATGCAACTTCAAATGCAGACGAAATGCTTCAGAGGCTTAATCTTTATTACAATAGAGCAAGACAGGCTGCAATAACTCAGGAAATATCCGAAATAGTAGGCGGAGCAGCCGCACTTGAATAG